A stretch of DNA from Roseovarius sp. W115:
GCGCGCACCGTACCCCATGCGCGCTCCCGTCACGCCAAAGGCGTGCCGACCATCTTTGGCGCACCTTCGGTGCGACGAGAGGGTCGGGCGCGGCCCGGGGCAGACCCGGGCAGAACAGAAATTCTGGAGGGTCATTTGAGGGCCTCCAGCTTTGCGGGATCGAAGTTTGGACCTGGAACGAGTTCAACGCTGTCTTTACTCATGCGGACCTCCAAGCCAGCTGAGATTAGGGCAGATTTGAGCTGATCAACATCAGAGAAATCTTTCGTCTGGATGGCTTGTACACGTAGTTTCTTCAGCTTCTCCGCCAACTCAGTGAAACTAATTGCCATAACAGAAGGTGGAAACCCTAACACTTCGACTTGGCCAGTGTCTGGATAGGCTTCGGCGCCACGCCAATTCCAAGTGTCCAAATCTTCATTTAGCAATCCCAGAAGTTCTGCCGACTGACGGAACACATGAGCATCACTTTCTTTGTAAAGACGATGCAACTCGGTGATGGCACCGTGTGTGTTTAGGTCGTCCATTAGGTGCCTAACAACAGACGCATCAGGCCCACCCATTGGCACAATTCCACTTGCGAATGCACGCCACTTACGAAGTGTTGCCTCCGCTTCCCGCGCCTTTTCCGCCGTCCAATCCATCGGCTTGCGGTAATGCGTGCTGAGAAACACGAAACGGATCACCTCGCCCGGTATTCCCTGATCCAGCAAATCCCGCACGGTAAAGAAATTGCCCAAGCTCTTGGACATTTTCTTGCCCTCGACCTGCAGCATCTCGTTGTGCATCCAGTAGCGTGCAAACTGCCCCTCGGGGTGGGCGCAGCAACTTTGGGCGATTTCGTTCTCATGATGCGGGAACATCAGGTCGTTGCCGCCGCCGTGGATGTCG
This window harbors:
- the cysS gene encoding cysteine--tRNA ligase, yielding MEVKKTEIKLHNTASRKKEVFTPFDPKDVRMYVCGPTVYDRAHLGNARPVVVFDVLNRLLRHVYGDKNVTYVRNFTDVDDKINARAAESGRAIGDITAETTQWFLDDMAALGALEPDHMPRATQYIPQMVAMIEKLIADGHAYAAEGHVLFRVRSYEAYGKLSGRSVDDMIAGARVEVAPFKEDPMDFVLWKPSSDDLPGWDGPVVGGKKMGRGRPGWHIECSAMAHALLGKSFDIHGGGNDLMFPHHENEIAQSCCAHPEGQFARYWMHNEMLQVEGKKMSKSLGNFFTVRDLLDQGIPGEVIRFVFLSTHYRKPMDWTAEKAREAEATLRKWRAFASGIVPMGGPDASVVRHLMDDLNTHGAITELHRLYKESDAHVFRQSAELLGLLNEDLDTWNWRGAEAYPDTGQVEVLGFPPSVMAISFTELAEKLKKLRVQAIQTKDFSDVDQLKSALISAGLEVRMSKDSVELVPGPNFDPAKLEALK